From Euwallacea fornicatus isolate EFF26 chromosome 35, ASM4011564v1, whole genome shotgun sequence, a single genomic window includes:
- the LOC136348854 gene encoding P2R1A-PPP2R2A-interacting phosphatase regulator 1 isoform X1: MSSSNSAMDVDGAPGSAPGPLKRCSSAPMINEASNSTMSAVNSSNSTPCSHASFTNLFGFANPTRNRRHSASFSQMPGSPVSGLRRIHQLRQEEHEVTSNSRELAHEKEIHNAMQISQSWEDISLMNESPSDSKVNRMGPIHVTLPPASFICNSPSPTRGYGFQSPTRRSFTRRSESPVSLLRPSPLGGAKRKLDERDVDFSVSPRPKRAYSYSLSDTRGLLSTTTNSLPGSLSSAGTPESLSSADSPGSGFAFRGVDSPSPTLQGSNQGEPMMVGKGDHDMAESPS, encoded by the exons ATGTCGTCCTCAAATTCTGCAATGGATGTTGATGGAGCCCCTGGAAGCGCCCCTGGCCCCTTGAAACGTTGCTCTAGTGCCCCTATGATAAATGAGGCTTCCAATTCCACAATGAGTGCAGTTAATTCAAGCAATTCCACTCCCTG TAGCCATGCCtcatttacaaatttatttggatttgCAAATCCCACTAGAAATCGGCGCCACAGTGCCAGTTTCAGTCAAATGCCCGGATCACCA GTGTCTGGTTTACGCCGAATCCATCAGCTGCGGCAAGAAGAGCATGAAGTAACCTCGAACTCCCGGGAACTGGCTcatgaaaaagaaattcacAATGCCATGCAGATCTCACAATCTTGGGAGGATATCTCTCTTATGAATGAATCTCCCAGCGACTCCAAAGTCAATAGAATGGGACCGATTCATGTCACTTTGCCTCCTGCTAGTTTTATATGTAATTCACCATCTCCTACCAG AGGTTATGGGTTTCAAAGTCCCACTAGGAGGTCTTTTACGCGAAGAAGTGAAAGTCCAGTTTCTCTATTGCGGCCCAGTCCTCTAGGTGGTGCCAAACGAAAACTTGACGAAAGGGATGTGGACTTTTCTGTCAGTCCCAGACCTAAAAGAGCTTATAGTTATTCACTGAGTGACACTAGAGGATTGTTGTCTACTACCACAAATTCCTTGCCAG GTTCTCTAAGTTCCGCGGGCACTCCGGAAAGTCTTTCTAGTGCCGATTCTCCAGGTTCGGGATTCGCCTTTCGGGGGGTCGATAGTCCTTCTCCGACTTTACAGGGGAGCAACCAGGGGGAGCCTATGATGGTGGGCAAAGGAGATCACGATATGGCGGAGAGTCCCagttaa
- the LOC136348854 gene encoding P2R1A-PPP2R2A-interacting phosphatase regulator 1 isoform X3: MSSSNSAMDVDGAPGSAPGPLKRCSSAPMINEASNSTMSAVNSSNSTPCSHASFTNLFGFANPTRNRRHSASFSQMPGSPVSGLRRIHQLRQEEHEVTSNSRELAHEKEIHNAMQISQSWEDISLMNESPSDSKVNRMGPIHVTLPPASFICNSPSPTRGYGFQSPTRRSFTRRSESPVSLLRPSPLGGAKRKLDERDVDFSVSPRPKRAYSYSLSDTRGLLSTTTNSLPGFIGPYQGG; this comes from the exons ATGTCGTCCTCAAATTCTGCAATGGATGTTGATGGAGCCCCTGGAAGCGCCCCTGGCCCCTTGAAACGTTGCTCTAGTGCCCCTATGATAAATGAGGCTTCCAATTCCACAATGAGTGCAGTTAATTCAAGCAATTCCACTCCCTG TAGCCATGCCtcatttacaaatttatttggatttgCAAATCCCACTAGAAATCGGCGCCACAGTGCCAGTTTCAGTCAAATGCCCGGATCACCA GTGTCTGGTTTACGCCGAATCCATCAGCTGCGGCAAGAAGAGCATGAAGTAACCTCGAACTCCCGGGAACTGGCTcatgaaaaagaaattcacAATGCCATGCAGATCTCACAATCTTGGGAGGATATCTCTCTTATGAATGAATCTCCCAGCGACTCCAAAGTCAATAGAATGGGACCGATTCATGTCACTTTGCCTCCTGCTAGTTTTATATGTAATTCACCATCTCCTACCAG AGGTTATGGGTTTCAAAGTCCCACTAGGAGGTCTTTTACGCGAAGAAGTGAAAGTCCAGTTTCTCTATTGCGGCCCAGTCCTCTAGGTGGTGCCAAACGAAAACTTGACGAAAGGGATGTGGACTTTTCTGTCAGTCCCAGACCTAAAAGAGCTTATAGTTATTCACTGAGTGACACTAGAGGATTGTTGTCTACTACCACAAATTCCTTGCCAG GGTTTATTGGCCCCTACCAAGGGGGATGA
- the LOC136348854 gene encoding P2R1A-PPP2R2A-interacting phosphatase regulator 1 isoform X2, producing MSSSNSAMDVDGAPGSAPGPLKRCSSAPMINEASNSTMSAVNSSNSTPCHASFTNLFGFANPTRNRRHSASFSQMPGSPVSGLRRIHQLRQEEHEVTSNSRELAHEKEIHNAMQISQSWEDISLMNESPSDSKVNRMGPIHVTLPPASFICNSPSPTRGYGFQSPTRRSFTRRSESPVSLLRPSPLGGAKRKLDERDVDFSVSPRPKRAYSYSLSDTRGLLSTTTNSLPGSLSSAGTPESLSSADSPGSGFAFRGVDSPSPTLQGSNQGEPMMVGKGDHDMAESPS from the exons ATGTCGTCCTCAAATTCTGCAATGGATGTTGATGGAGCCCCTGGAAGCGCCCCTGGCCCCTTGAAACGTTGCTCTAGTGCCCCTATGATAAATGAGGCTTCCAATTCCACAATGAGTGCAGTTAATTCAAGCAATTCCACTCCCTG CCATGCCtcatttacaaatttatttggatttgCAAATCCCACTAGAAATCGGCGCCACAGTGCCAGTTTCAGTCAAATGCCCGGATCACCA GTGTCTGGTTTACGCCGAATCCATCAGCTGCGGCAAGAAGAGCATGAAGTAACCTCGAACTCCCGGGAACTGGCTcatgaaaaagaaattcacAATGCCATGCAGATCTCACAATCTTGGGAGGATATCTCTCTTATGAATGAATCTCCCAGCGACTCCAAAGTCAATAGAATGGGACCGATTCATGTCACTTTGCCTCCTGCTAGTTTTATATGTAATTCACCATCTCCTACCAG AGGTTATGGGTTTCAAAGTCCCACTAGGAGGTCTTTTACGCGAAGAAGTGAAAGTCCAGTTTCTCTATTGCGGCCCAGTCCTCTAGGTGGTGCCAAACGAAAACTTGACGAAAGGGATGTGGACTTTTCTGTCAGTCCCAGACCTAAAAGAGCTTATAGTTATTCACTGAGTGACACTAGAGGATTGTTGTCTACTACCACAAATTCCTTGCCAG GTTCTCTAAGTTCCGCGGGCACTCCGGAAAGTCTTTCTAGTGCCGATTCTCCAGGTTCGGGATTCGCCTTTCGGGGGGTCGATAGTCCTTCTCCGACTTTACAGGGGAGCAACCAGGGGGAGCCTATGATGGTGGGCAAAGGAGATCACGATATGGCGGAGAGTCCCagttaa